From one Pseudomonas fluorescens genomic stretch:
- the surE gene encoding 5'/3'-nucleotidase SurE: MRILISNDDGVTAPGLAALHAALADYAECVVIAPDQDKSGASSSLTLDRPLCPQTLANGFISLNGTPTDCVHLGLNGLLEAPVDMVVSGINLGANLGDDVLYSGTVAAALEGRFLGGTSFAFSLLSRLPDNLPTAAYFARKLVEAHASLELPPRTVLNVNIPNLPLEHIRGIQLTRLGHRARAAAPTKVVNPRGKEGYWIAVAGDAEDGGPGTDFHAVMQGYVSITPLQLDRTFNDAFERLDGWLEGLL, encoded by the coding sequence ATGCGTATTCTGATTTCGAACGACGACGGGGTTACCGCACCCGGTCTCGCCGCGCTGCATGCTGCGCTGGCGGATTATGCCGAATGTGTGGTGATCGCCCCGGACCAGGACAAAAGCGGCGCCAGCAGCTCGCTGACGCTCGACCGGCCGTTGTGCCCGCAAACCCTGGCCAATGGCTTTATCAGCCTCAACGGCACGCCGACCGATTGCGTCCACCTGGGCCTCAACGGCTTGCTGGAGGCCCCAGTGGACATGGTGGTGTCGGGTATCAACCTGGGCGCCAACCTGGGCGATGACGTGCTGTATTCCGGTACCGTGGCTGCGGCGCTGGAAGGGCGCTTTTTGGGTGGTACTTCGTTTGCCTTCTCGTTGCTCTCGCGTTTGCCCGACAACCTGCCGACGGCCGCCTATTTTGCCCGTAAACTGGTCGAAGCCCATGCCAGCCTCGAGCTACCGCCACGTACGGTGCTCAACGTCAACATCCCCAACCTGCCGCTTGAGCATATCCGCGGCATCCAGTTGACCCGCCTCGGGCATCGCGCCCGCGCGGCGGCGCCGACCAAGGTGGTCAATCCGCGAGGCAAGGAAGGCTACTGGATCGCCGTGGCCGGCGATGCCGAAGACGGTGGCCCGGGCACGGATTTTCATGCGGTGATGCAGGGCTACGTCTCGATCACGCCGCTGCAGCTTGACCGGACCTTCAACGATGCCTTCGAGCGCCTCGATGGCTGGCTGGAGGGGCTACTCTGA
- the ftsB gene encoding cell division protein FtsB yields MRSPYWLFLVLLLLLGGLQYRLWVGNGSLAQVTELKQQIADQHAENERLLERNRVLDAEVLELKKGMETVEERARHELGMVKEGETLYQLAQ; encoded by the coding sequence ATGCGCAGTCCTTATTGGTTGTTCCTCGTCTTGCTCCTGCTGCTCGGTGGCCTGCAGTATCGTCTGTGGGTGGGCAATGGCAGCCTGGCCCAGGTCACCGAACTCAAGCAACAGATCGCTGACCAGCACGCTGAGAACGAGCGTTTGCTGGAGCGTAACCGCGTGCTTGATGCCGAAGTGCTGGAGCTGAAGAAAGGTATGGAAACCGTCGAAGAACGGGCTCGCCACGAACTGGGTATGGTCAAGGAGGGTGAAACCCTCTACCAGCTTGCCCAATGA
- a CDS encoding protein-L-isoaspartate(D-aspartate) O-methyltransferase: MREQDDLMRHGIGFTSERTRERLIKRLIEEGVSNPKVIDVLRRTPRHLFVDEALAHRAYEDTALPIGNNQTISQPFMVAHMSELLLEAGPLDKVLEIGTGSGYQTAILAQLVERVFSVERIKVLQDRAKERLIELNLRNVVFRWGDGCEGWPALAPYNGIIVTAVAPEVPQALLDQLAPGGRMVIPVGPAGETQQLMLIVREEHGFSRRVLGAVRFVPLLNGPLA, translated from the coding sequence ATGCGCGAACAGGATGATCTGATGCGCCATGGTATCGGTTTTACCTCTGAGCGAACCCGCGAGCGGTTGATCAAGCGCCTGATCGAAGAAGGGGTCTCCAACCCCAAGGTGATCGACGTACTGCGCCGTACGCCCCGGCACCTGTTCGTCGATGAAGCCCTGGCCCACCGCGCCTACGAAGACACGGCGTTGCCCATTGGCAACAACCAGACCATCTCCCAGCCGTTCATGGTTGCGCACATGAGCGAGCTGCTGCTTGAAGCCGGCCCGCTGGACAAGGTGCTGGAGATTGGCACAGGTTCCGGCTACCAGACTGCGATTCTCGCGCAACTGGTGGAGCGGGTGTTTTCTGTCGAGCGCATCAAGGTCCTGCAGGATCGTGCCAAGGAGCGCCTGATCGAGTTGAACCTGCGCAACGTGGTGTTCCGTTGGGGCGATGGTTGCGAAGGCTGGCCGGCTCTGGCGCCTTACAATGGCATTATCGTCACCGCCGTGGCGCCAGAGGTGCCGCAGGCCCTGCTCGACCAGCTCGCCCCGGGCGGGCGCATGGTCATTCCGGTAGGGCCGGCCGGTGAAACCCAGCAATTGATGCTGATCGTTCGCGAAGAGCACGGCTTCTCGCGGCGGGTGCTGGGTGCGGTGCGCTTTGTGCCGTTGCTCAACGGTCCATTGGCCTGA
- a CDS encoding peptidoglycan DD-metalloendopeptidase family protein, producing MGHTNIRQRKDPSSFKLLLIALAVGTLVTGCTSTSSNSVRVVDRNNAAPKRPVVTTGQYVVRPGDTLFSIAFRYGWDYKALAARNGIAPPYTIRPGQAIRFDGRSSGPAPVAGSTVVTSSPSSSSKTTIIKRPLDSSGKPITPPPTTAPATTPNTPPVAPVATTTAPVQVPPAGRSTAGWAWPANGVLIGKFASNGSLNKGIDIAGDLGQPVFAASDGSVVYAGSGLRGYGELVIIKHNDTYVSAYGHNRRLLVREGQQVKVGQTIAEMGSTGTDRVKLHFEIRRQGKPVDPLQFLPRR from the coding sequence GTGGGTCACACAAACATTCGGCAGCGCAAGGATCCATCAAGCTTCAAGCTTCTGCTGATTGCACTGGCCGTGGGCACGCTAGTGACGGGGTGCACCAGCACGTCCTCCAACAGTGTTCGGGTGGTCGATCGCAACAACGCCGCGCCCAAACGCCCTGTGGTCACCACCGGTCAATACGTGGTGCGCCCCGGCGACACCCTGTTCTCCATTGCCTTTCGCTACGGCTGGGACTACAAGGCCCTGGCTGCGCGCAACGGTATTGCCCCGCCATATACCATTCGCCCGGGCCAGGCGATCCGTTTCGATGGCCGCTCCAGTGGCCCGGCGCCCGTTGCGGGCAGCACGGTGGTCACCAGCTCGCCTTCGTCCTCGAGCAAGACCACCATCATCAAGCGTCCGCTGGACAGCTCCGGTAAACCGATAACGCCGCCGCCCACTACGGCGCCTGCAACCACGCCAAACACCCCGCCAGTTGCCCCGGTGGCGACCACCACGGCACCCGTGCAGGTGCCACCGGCTGGGCGCTCCACGGCCGGCTGGGCGTGGCCGGCCAATGGTGTGCTGATTGGAAAATTCGCTTCAAACGGTAGTTTGAATAAAGGCATTGATATCGCCGGTGATTTGGGACAGCCTGTTTTTGCTGCATCTGATGGTTCAGTTGTCTACGCCGGGAGTGGCTTGCGGGGCTACGGCGAGTTGGTAATCATCAAGCACAACGATACCTACGTCAGTGCCTACGGTCACAACCGCAGGCTTTTGGTTCGGGAGGGACAGCAGGTCAAGGTAGGGCAGACAATTGCCGAAATGGGGTCCACGGGTACCGACCGGGTGAAGCTTCATTTTGAAATTCGCCGCCAGGGCAAACCTGTCGATCCGCTGCAATTCCTGCCACGTCGTTGA
- the ispD gene encoding 2-C-methyl-D-erythritol 4-phosphate cytidylyltransferase, with amino-acid sequence MNQTLPAFWAVIPAAGVGARMAADRPKQYLQLGGQTILEHSLDCFLDHPCVKGVVVSVAADDPYWPALRCASDPRIQRAEGGQQRADSVLNALLLLHAQGAADSDWVLVHDAARPNLARSDLDRLLAELADDPVGGLLAVPARDTLKRADANGRVSSTIDRSTVWQAYTPQMFRLGALHQALADSLVADVAITDESSAIEWAGQAPRLIEGRSDNIKVTRPEDLEWLRQRWAKR; translated from the coding sequence ATGAACCAGACCTTGCCGGCCTTCTGGGCCGTGATTCCCGCTGCGGGTGTTGGTGCCCGCATGGCTGCCGACCGTCCCAAGCAGTACCTGCAATTGGGCGGGCAGACCATTCTCGAGCATAGCCTCGACTGTTTTCTTGACCATCCCTGTGTCAAAGGGGTGGTGGTCAGCGTTGCCGCTGACGATCCTTACTGGCCCGCTTTGCGCTGCGCCAGCGATCCACGTATCCAGCGCGCCGAGGGCGGCCAGCAACGCGCCGACTCGGTGCTCAACGCCTTGTTGCTGCTACACGCCCAAGGCGCGGCGGACAGCGACTGGGTGCTGGTACACGACGCCGCGCGGCCAAACCTGGCACGCAGCGACCTCGACCGCCTGCTGGCCGAACTTGCCGATGACCCGGTGGGCGGGCTGCTGGCGGTGCCGGCGCGCGATACCCTCAAGCGTGCGGATGCCAACGGCCGGGTCAGCAGCACTATCGACCGCAGTACCGTCTGGCAGGCTTACACGCCGCAAATGTTCCGCCTCGGTGCCTTGCACCAGGCCCTGGCCGACAGCCTGGTGGCTGACGTGGCGATTACCGACGAGTCCTCGGCCATCGAATGGGCCGGGCAGGCGCCACGCTTGATCGAAGGGCGCAGCGACAACATCAAGGTCACCCGCCCCGAAGATCTGGAGTGGTTGCGCCAGCGCTGGGCCAAGCGCTGA
- a CDS encoding LysR substrate-binding domain-containing protein, with protein MSNLWEGIDEFVAVAEAGQFTAAAERLGVSSSHVSRQIARLEERLQTRLLYRSTRRVTLSEAGQTFLQHCQRLQDGREEALRAMGDLTSEPKGLLRMTCAVAYGERFIVPLVTRFMASYPQLRVDIELSNRPLDLVHEGMDLAIRLGRLQDSRLVATRLAPRRMYLCASPAYLERYGRPHSLSELARHNCLIGSSDSWALQLDGREMGQRVQGNWRCNSGQAVLDAALQGMGLCQLPDYYVLEHLKSGALVSLLEAHQPPNTAVWALYPQQRHLSPKVRKLVDYLREGLAGLPEYRDT; from the coding sequence ATGAGCAATCTTTGGGAGGGTATAGACGAGTTCGTCGCCGTTGCCGAGGCCGGGCAGTTCACCGCTGCCGCCGAACGCCTCGGGGTGTCGTCGTCCCATGTCAGCCGGCAGATCGCCCGCCTCGAAGAGCGCCTGCAAACCCGTCTGCTGTATCGCAGTACGCGGCGGGTAACCTTGAGCGAAGCCGGGCAGACCTTCCTGCAACATTGTCAACGCCTGCAGGATGGCCGCGAAGAAGCCCTGCGCGCCATGGGCGACCTGACCAGCGAACCGAAGGGCCTGCTGCGCATGACCTGCGCCGTGGCCTACGGTGAACGCTTCATCGTGCCGTTGGTTACGCGCTTCATGGCGTCGTATCCGCAACTGCGGGTGGACATCGAACTGAGCAACCGCCCGCTGGACCTGGTGCATGAGGGCATGGACCTGGCGATTCGCCTCGGCCGCCTGCAGGACTCGCGGCTGGTAGCTACGCGTCTGGCACCGCGGCGTATGTACCTGTGTGCATCGCCCGCGTACCTGGAACGCTATGGCCGGCCGCATAGCCTTTCGGAACTGGCGCGGCACAATTGCCTGATCGGCAGCTCGGACAGTTGGGCGCTGCAACTGGATGGACGGGAAATGGGGCAGCGAGTCCAGGGCAACTGGCGCTGCAACAGCGGCCAGGCGGTGCTGGATGCGGCGCTGCAGGGGATGGGCTTGTGTCAGTTGCCGGATTACTACGTGCTCGAGCACCTCAAAAGTGGCGCACTAGTGTCGTTGCTGGAAGCGCATCAGCCGCCGAATACAGCGGTGTGGGCGCTGTATCCGCAGCAGCGGCATTTGTCGCCGAAAGTGCGCAAGCTGGTGGATTATCTACGTGAGGGGTTGGCGGGGCTGCCTGAGTATCGAGACACCTGA
- the ispF gene encoding 2-C-methyl-D-erythritol 2,4-cyclodiphosphate synthase — MRIGHGYDVHRFAEGDFITLGGVRIAHKFGLLAHSDGDVLLHALSDALLGAAALGDIGKHFPDTDPQFKGVDSRVLLRHIVKIVQAKGWKVGNIDATIVAQAPKMAPHIDTMRQLIAEDLQVELDQVNVKATTTEKLGFTGREEGIAVHAVALLLPA, encoded by the coding sequence ATGCGTATTGGCCACGGCTACGATGTGCACCGCTTCGCGGAAGGCGATTTCATCACCTTGGGTGGGGTGCGCATTGCGCACAAGTTCGGGCTGCTGGCCCATTCTGATGGCGACGTTCTGCTGCACGCCCTGAGTGATGCCCTGCTTGGCGCCGCGGCGCTGGGCGATATCGGCAAGCATTTTCCCGATACCGACCCGCAGTTCAAAGGCGTAGACAGCCGTGTGCTGTTGCGCCATATCGTCAAGATCGTCCAGGCCAAGGGCTGGAAGGTCGGCAATATCGACGCCACCATCGTTGCCCAGGCGCCGAAGATGGCCCCGCATATCGACACCATGCGCCAGTTGATCGCCGAAGACCTGCAGGTCGAACTGGACCAGGTCAACGTCAAGGCCACCACCACCGAAAAGCTCGGCTTTACCGGGCGTGAGGAAGGCATTGCGGTTCACGCCGTCGCGCTGTTGCTGCCGGCATGA
- the kdsA gene encoding 3-deoxy-8-phosphooctulonate synthase produces the protein MTQKIIRVGNIEIANDKPFVLFGGMNVLESRDLAMKVCEEYVRVTEKLGIPYVFKASFDKANRSSITSYRGPGLEEGMRIFEEIKKTFNVPVITDVHEPEQAAAVAKVCDIIQLPAFLSRQTDLVVAMAKTGAVINIKKAQFLAPQEMKHILTKCEEAGNDQLILCERGSSFGYNNLVVDMLGFGIMKQFEYPVFFDVTHSLQMPGGRADSAGGRRAQVTDLAKAGLSQGLAGLFLEAHPDPDNAKCDGPCALRLDKLEPFLAQLKQLDDLVKSFPTVETA, from the coding sequence ATGACCCAGAAGATCATTCGCGTCGGTAACATCGAGATCGCCAACGACAAGCCGTTCGTCCTGTTCGGCGGCATGAACGTGCTGGAATCCCGTGACCTGGCCATGAAGGTCTGTGAAGAGTACGTGCGGGTTACCGAGAAACTCGGTATCCCTTACGTGTTCAAGGCCAGTTTCGACAAGGCCAACCGTTCGTCGATCACCTCCTACCGTGGCCCTGGCCTGGAAGAGGGGATGAGGATCTTCGAAGAGATCAAGAAGACCTTCAACGTGCCGGTCATCACCGACGTGCACGAGCCGGAGCAGGCCGCCGCGGTGGCCAAGGTCTGCGACATCATCCAGTTGCCGGCCTTCCTCTCGCGCCAGACCGACCTGGTGGTGGCCATGGCCAAGACCGGCGCGGTGATCAACATCAAGAAGGCGCAGTTCCTCGCACCTCAGGAAATGAAACACATCCTGACCAAGTGCGAAGAGGCCGGTAACGATCAGTTGATTCTCTGCGAGCGTGGTTCGAGCTTCGGTTACAACAACCTGGTAGTGGACATGCTCGGCTTTGGCATCATGAAGCAGTTCGAGTACCCGGTGTTCTTCGACGTGACCCACTCCCTGCAGATGCCGGGTGGTCGCGCCGATTCCGCCGGTGGTCGCCGCGCCCAGGTCACCGACCTGGCCAAGGCGGGCCTGAGCCAGGGCCTGGCCGGCCTGTTCCTCGAGGCGCATCCGGATCCGGACAACGCCAAGTGTGACGGCCCATGCGCCCTGCGCCTGGACAAACTGGAGCCTTTCCTGGCCCAGCTCAAGCAACTGGATGACCTGGTGAAGAGTTTTCCGACGGTAGAAACCGCGTAA
- the fghA gene encoding S-formylglutathione hydrolase, which translates to MSLENISCQKSFGGWHKRYRHRSQVLGCDMVFAVYLPPQAEQGGKLPVLYWLSGLTCTDENFMHKAGAHKLAAELGLIIVAPDTSPRGPQVPADPDGAWDFGLGAGFYLNATEQPWAQHYRMHDYVVDELPALVEAHFPASTQRGISGHSMGGHGALVCALRNPGRYRSVSAFAPISNPMDCPWGQKAFSRYLGQDRARWREWDASVLLAEAGERLPLLVDQGDRDDFLDNQLKPQVLEQAAKAAGHPLTLRLQPGYDHSYYFIASFIDDHLRHHAAALTGACN; encoded by the coding sequence ATGAGCCTGGAAAACATCTCCTGCCAGAAGAGCTTCGGCGGTTGGCATAAACGCTACCGCCATCGCTCCCAGGTGCTCGGTTGCGACATGGTGTTTGCCGTGTACCTGCCGCCGCAGGCCGAGCAGGGCGGCAAGCTGCCGGTGCTGTACTGGCTGAGTGGCCTGACCTGCACCGATGAAAACTTCATGCACAAAGCCGGTGCGCACAAACTGGCTGCCGAGCTTGGCTTGATCATCGTTGCTCCCGATACCAGCCCGCGCGGGCCGCAGGTGCCGGCTGATCCGGACGGCGCCTGGGACTTCGGCCTGGGTGCCGGGTTCTACCTCAACGCCACCGAGCAGCCGTGGGCCCAGCACTATCGCATGCACGATTATGTGGTGGACGAGCTGCCGGCGCTGGTCGAGGCGCATTTTCCCGCGTCCACGCAGCGTGGCATCAGCGGTCACTCCATGGGTGGGCACGGTGCACTGGTGTGCGCCTTGCGTAACCCCGGGCGCTACCGTTCGGTGTCGGCGTTCGCGCCGATCAGCAACCCGATGGATTGCCCTTGGGGGCAGAAGGCCTTCAGCCGCTATCTGGGGCAGGATCGGGCCCGCTGGCGCGAGTGGGACGCCAGTGTGTTGCTTGCCGAGGCTGGCGAGCGCTTGCCGCTGCTGGTCGATCAGGGCGATCGCGATGATTTCCTCGACAACCAGCTCAAGCCGCAGGTGCTCGAGCAGGCGGCCAAGGCCGCGGGCCATCCGCTGACCTTGCGGTTGCAGCCGGGCTATGACCACAGCTATTACTTCATCGCCAGCTTCATCGATGACCACTTGCGTCATCATGCCGCAGCGCTGACAGGTGCGTGTAACTGA
- the eno gene encoding phosphopyruvate hydratase, with translation MAKIVDIKGREVLDSRGNPTVEADVLLDNGIIGSACAPSGASTGSREALELRDGDKSRYMGKGVLKAVANINGPIRDLLLGKDPVDQKALDRAMIDLDGTENKAKLGANAILAVSLAAAKAAAQDQDLPLYAHIANLNGTPGQYSMPVPMMNIINGGEHADNNVDIQEFMVQPVGAKTFSDALRMGTEIFHHLKAVLKARGLNTAVGDEGGFAPNLASNEDALSAIAEAVANAGYKLGTDVTLALDCAASEFFEDGKYNLSGEGKSFDAAGFADYLKGLTERFPIISIEDGLDESDWAGWKILTDKIGDKVQLVGDDLFVTNTKILKEGIDKKIGNSILIKFNQIGSLTETLEAIQMAKAAGYTAVISHRSGETEDSTIADLAVGTAAGQIKTGSLCRSDRVSKYNQLLRIEEQLGSKAVYRGRAEFRG, from the coding sequence ATGGCAAAAATCGTCGACATCAAAGGTCGTGAAGTTCTCGATTCGCGTGGTAACCCTACCGTAGAAGCGGACGTGCTGCTCGACAACGGCATCATCGGCAGCGCCTGCGCGCCGTCCGGTGCTTCCACTGGCTCGCGCGAAGCGCTGGAGCTGCGTGATGGCGACAAGAGCCGTTACATGGGCAAGGGCGTACTCAAGGCAGTTGCCAACATCAACGGCCCGATCCGCGACCTGCTGCTGGGCAAGGACCCGGTTGACCAGAAAGCCCTCGACCGCGCCATGATCGACCTGGACGGTACCGAGAACAAGGCCAAGCTGGGCGCCAACGCCATCCTCGCCGTGTCCCTGGCTGCCGCCAAGGCCGCTGCACAGGACCAGGACCTGCCGCTGTACGCGCACATCGCCAACCTCAATGGCACCCCAGGCCAGTACTCGATGCCGGTTCCGATGATGAACATCATCAACGGCGGCGAGCACGCCGACAACAACGTCGACATCCAGGAGTTCATGGTTCAGCCGGTTGGCGCCAAAACCTTCTCCGACGCGCTGCGCATGGGCACCGAGATTTTCCATCACCTCAAGGCTGTGCTGAAGGCCCGTGGCCTGAACACCGCTGTCGGTGACGAAGGTGGTTTCGCGCCTAACCTGGCCTCCAACGAAGACGCGCTGTCGGCCATCGCCGAAGCCGTCGCCAACGCCGGTTACAAGCTGGGCACCGACGTGACCCTGGCCCTGGACTGCGCAGCCAGCGAATTCTTCGAAGACGGCAAGTACAACCTGTCCGGCGAAGGCAAGTCCTTCGACGCTGCCGGTTTTGCCGACTACCTCAAAGGCCTGACCGAGCGTTTCCCGATCATCTCGATCGAAGACGGCCTGGACGAGTCCGACTGGGCTGGCTGGAAGATCCTCACCGACAAGATCGGCGACAAGGTGCAACTGGTCGGTGACGACCTGTTCGTGACCAACACCAAGATCCTCAAAGAAGGCATCGACAAGAAGATCGGCAACTCGATCCTGATCAAGTTCAACCAGATCGGCTCGCTGACCGAAACCCTGGAAGCCATCCAGATGGCCAAGGCTGCTGGTTACACCGCAGTAATCTCGCACCGTTCGGGCGAAACCGAAGACTCGACCATTGCTGACTTGGCCGTGGGTACTGCTGCCGGCCAGATCAAGACCGGTTCGCTGTGCCGTTCCGACCGCGTCTCCAAGTACAACCAGCTGCTGCGTATCGAAGAGCAACTGGGCAGCAAGGCTGTGTACCGTGGCCGTGCCGAGTTTCGCGGCTAA
- a CDS encoding S-(hydroxymethyl)glutathione dehydrogenase/class III alcohol dehydrogenase: protein MIKSRAAVAFEAKKPLEIVEVDVAMPKAGEVLLRVVASGVCHTDAYTLSGADPEGIFPSILGHEGGAIVEAIGEGVTSVAVGDHVIPLYTPECGQCKFCRSGKTNLCQAIRATQGKGLMPDGTTRFSYKGQQLFHYMGTSTFSEYTVLPEISVAKIQKEAPLEKVCLLGCGVTTGIGAVLNTAKVKPGDTVAIFGLGGIGLSAIIGAVKAKASRIIAVDINPSKFEIAKQLGATDCVNPKDYDRPIQDVIVDLTDGGVDFSFECVGNVQLMRAALECCHKGWGESVIIGVAGAGQEISTRPFQLVTGRVWRGSAFGGVRGRSELPSYVEMSEKGEIPLDTFITHTMGLEDINKAFDLMHEGKSIRSVIHF from the coding sequence ATGATCAAGTCCCGTGCCGCCGTTGCCTTTGAGGCCAAGAAACCGCTGGAGATCGTCGAAGTCGACGTGGCCATGCCCAAGGCCGGCGAGGTGCTGCTGCGTGTAGTCGCCAGCGGCGTTTGCCATACCGACGCCTATACCCTGTCGGGCGCCGACCCGGAAGGCATCTTCCCGTCGATCCTCGGCCACGAAGGCGGCGCCATTGTCGAAGCCATCGGTGAGGGCGTGACCTCGGTTGCTGTTGGCGATCATGTGATCCCGCTGTATACCCCCGAGTGCGGCCAGTGCAAATTCTGCCGTTCCGGCAAGACCAACCTGTGCCAGGCCATTCGTGCGACCCAGGGCAAGGGCCTGATGCCCGATGGCACTACGCGTTTCTCCTACAAGGGTCAGCAACTGTTCCACTACATGGGCACCTCGACCTTTTCCGAGTACACCGTGCTGCCAGAAATTTCCGTGGCCAAGATCCAGAAAGAAGCACCGCTGGAAAAGGTCTGTCTGCTCGGTTGCGGCGTAACCACCGGTATCGGCGCGGTGCTCAATACCGCCAAGGTCAAGCCCGGCGACACCGTGGCCATCTTCGGCCTGGGCGGCATCGGCCTGTCGGCGATCATCGGTGCGGTGAAGGCCAAGGCTTCGCGGATCATTGCCGTGGACATCAACCCGAGCAAATTCGAGATCGCCAAACAACTGGGCGCCACCGACTGCGTCAACCCGAAAGACTACGACCGTCCGATCCAGGACGTGATTGTCGACCTCACCGACGGCGGCGTGGACTTCTCCTTCGAGTGCGTGGGTAACGTGCAACTGATGCGTGCAGCGCTCGAATGCTGCCACAAGGGCTGGGGCGAGTCGGTGATCATCGGTGTTGCCGGTGCCGGTCAGGAAATTTCCACCCGTCCGTTCCAGCTGGTGACTGGTCGGGTCTGGCGCGGTTCGGCCTTCGGTGGCGTGCGTGGTCGCAGCGAGCTGCCGAGCTACGTGGAAATGTCGGAAAAAGGCGAAATCCCGCTGGATACCTTCATCACCCACACCATGGGCCTGGAAGACATCAACAAGGCGTTCGACCTGATGCATGAAGGCAAGAGCATTCGCAGCGTCATCCACTTCTGA
- the truD gene encoding tRNA pseudouridine(13) synthase TruD: protein MTELELLGPRASGEALGSAILKACAEDFQVDEVLDIPLSGAGEHLWLWVEKRDLNTEEAARRLARAAGVPVRSISYAGLKDRQALTRQWFSLHLPGKADPDLSAAENETLSILKQTRHSRKLQRGAHSANGFTLRLTGLKAEHAALDTRLEQIRSQGVPNYFGTQRFGHGGGNVHDARDWANRQALPEQRNVRSRLLSTARSYLFNQVLAQRVANGSWQQAQVGDLLAFTDSRSFFPAGEAECSDPRLAILDLHPTGPLWGEGQSGASGAAGELEQRIGEQHAALCQWLARAGMSHERRILRLPISGLTWHYPEPDILQLEFVLPAGCFATVVVRELVDLVPAGQTDSPCVF, encoded by the coding sequence ATGACTGAACTCGAACTGCTGGGCCCGCGTGCGTCGGGTGAAGCGCTGGGCAGCGCAATTCTCAAGGCCTGCGCCGAAGACTTCCAGGTCGACGAAGTGCTCGACATTCCCCTGAGCGGCGCCGGTGAGCACCTGTGGCTGTGGGTCGAAAAACGCGACCTGAACACCGAAGAAGCTGCCCGCCGCCTGGCCCGTGCTGCCGGTGTGCCGGTACGCAGCATCAGCTACGCCGGCCTCAAGGACCGCCAGGCCCTGACCCGCCAGTGGTTCAGCCTGCACCTGCCGGGCAAGGCCGACCCTGACCTGAGCGCGGCCGAAAACGAAACCCTGAGTATCCTCAAGCAAACCCGCCACTCGCGCAAACTGCAGCGTGGCGCGCATTCGGCCAACGGTTTTACCTTGCGCCTGACTGGCCTCAAGGCCGAGCATGCGGCACTGGATACCCGGCTTGAGCAGATCCGCAGCCAGGGCGTGCCGAACTATTTCGGCACCCAGCGCTTCGGCCACGGCGGCGGCAATGTGCACGACGCCCGCGACTGGGCCAACCGCCAGGCGTTGCCGGAGCAGCGCAACGTCCGTTCGCGGCTGCTTTCCACTGCCCGCAGTTACCTGTTCAACCAGGTGCTGGCTCAACGTGTCGCCAATGGCAGTTGGCAGCAGGCACAGGTTGGTGATCTGCTGGCGTTTACCGACAGCCGCAGCTTTTTTCCGGCCGGCGAGGCGGAATGCTCCGATCCACGCCTGGCGATTCTTGACCTGCACCCCACCGGCCCGCTGTGGGGCGAAGGCCAGTCCGGCGCCAGCGGAGCGGCCGGCGAACTCGAGCAACGTATCGGTGAGCAGCATGCGGCCTTGTGCCAATGGCTGGCGCGGGCGGGCATGAGTCACGAACGACGCATTCTACGACTGCCCATTAGCGGGCTTACGTGGCATTATCCCGAGCCTGATATCCTGCAACTGGAATTCGTCCTTCCGGCCGGATGCTTCGCCACCGTGGTGGTGCGCGAGCTTGTTGATCTGGTGCCGGCAGGGCAGACGGACAGCCCATGCGTATTCTGA